The Bubalus bubalis isolate 160015118507 breed Murrah chromosome 18, NDDB_SH_1, whole genome shotgun sequence genome contains a region encoding:
- the LOC123330452 gene encoding major allergen I polypeptide chain 1-like gives MTWAGALLLLCAALLFIGGGKCDDICPALRDTVNLFISGSHEAYIEQVEKYNQNSEVLETADTLKSCVDEKLTAEDEQDALSTLNKIYSSSLC, from the exons ATGACGTGGGCTGGAGCTCTCCTGCTGCTCTGCGCTGCCTTGCTCTTCATTGGGGGTGGAA AGTGTGATGACATCTGCCCAGCCTTGAGGGACACTGTTAACCTGTTCATATCAGGAAGCCATGAGGCCTATATTGAACAAGTTGAAAAGTATAACCAAAACTCTGAGGTACTGGAAACTGCCGATACCCTGAAGAGCTGTGTTGATGAGAAGTTGACAGCGGAGGATGAGCAGGATGCTCTGAGCACTCTG